The Mycolicibacterium parafortuitum nucleotide sequence CTGCCGTCGCATTTCTGGTCGGCCCCCGGGCGCGCTATGTCACCGGACAGACCTTGGGCGTCGACGGCGGCCACTACACCAATCTCTAGGCCCAGGACCCATGGACATCTGGCCATCCTGAGAATGTATGCTCTCGTTTTAGGATAACGGCGATACCGGTGTTCAGGGCGTGCCGGCAGAGTTGGTGATCGAGAGGAATGACTGTGAGCGATCCGAAGACGTTCGAAGTATGGGACGCCGACAACCACATGTACGAGACCATCGACGCCTACACCCGATACCTTCCCGAGAAGTACTCGGAAGCACTGAAATTCGTCGATGTCAACGGCCGGAAGAAGCTGCAGATTCTCGGCGTCATCACCGAGACGATCCCGAATCCGACCTACGAGGTGATCCCGACGCCGGGCGCGTGGGCCGACTACTACCGCGGTATCAACCCGGAGGGCAAGTCGCTGCGCGAGCTGGCCGAACCGATCCGCTGCCCCGACGAGTTCCGGCGGCCGGACCTGCGCCTGGCTCTGATGGACCGCCAGGGTGTCGACGGCGCGGTGATGTTCCCGACCACCGCGGGCATGCTCGAAGAGCGCACCAAGTCCGACACCGAGTTGACCCACGCCATCACCCACGCGTTCAACCGCTGGCTGCTCGAGGACTGGACGTTCAACTACCAGAACCGGATCTTCCCCGTCCCGGCGATCTCGCTGAACGACCCGGCGAAAGGCGTGCAGGAACTCGAATGGTGCCTGGACAACGGTGCCAGGACGGTGCTGATCAGGCCTGCGCCGGTACCCCGCGAAGACGGCACCTCCCGCTCGGCGGCACTGCCCGAGTTCGACGACTTCTGGCGGCTGGTGGAGTCCTCGGGCATATCGGTCCAGATGCACAACGCGGATTCCGGATACGACCGCTATGTCGACGACTGGGAGAGCGGCGCAGAGTTCCAGGGGTTCCAGCTGACGAAGCTGCGCGGGTTCATCTACGAGGAGAGCCGCCACATCTTCGACACTCTCGCGGCGTTCATCGCCCACGGGGTGTTCGAACGGTTCCCCGGTGTCCGTATCGGCGTGGTGGAGAACGGCGGATCCTGGGCGCAGCGCCTGATGGAGGTGTTCGACCGGGTCTATCGCAAAAAGCCCAAGGACTTCGGCGAGCACCCCGGCGACGTCTTCCGCCGGCACATCTGGGTCAACCCGTTCCACGAGGAGGACATGTCGCACCTGATCGACGTGCTGGGTGCGGATCGAGTGATGTTCGGATCGGACTACCCACATCCGGAAGGTCTGGCCGAGCCGGCGGAGTTCGTCAAAGAGCTGGCGGACCTGCCCGCCGACACCACCGCACGCGTCATGGGCGGAAATCTCAAGGAGCTCATCGGGATCTAGCCCGTGCGGATTCCGCCGAATCGCGCCCGGAGTTCGTTCTTCAACACCTTGCCGGTCAGGTTGCGCGGCAGCGCCTCCACCACCTGCAGGCTCTCCGGTGACTTGTGCTTGCTCAGGCCCTGGGCCTGGCAGTGCTCGGCCAGCGCCGCCAGCGTGACCTCGACGCCGGGCTGCGCGACGACGACGGCGCACACCCGCTCACCGGTGCGCGGGTCGGGCACGCCGATCACCGCGATGTCGGCCACCGCCGGATGGGTGGCCAGCACACCCTCGATCTCCAACGCCGAGATGTTCTCGGCGTTGCGGATGATCGCGTCCTTGATCCGGCCCGTCACCACGACATTGCCGGCGGCGTCGATACGGCCCCAGTCCCCGCTGCGGAACCAGCCGTCGTCGTCGAACGCGTCGGCGTTCAGGGCCTCGTCGACGTAGCCGAGGAAGCACTGCGGTCCCTTCAACCGCAGTTCACCCTCTTCCCCGGCGTCCACCTCCCGACCGGAGTCGTCGACCACCCGCACCGACACCCCCGGCACCGGTCTGCCGACCGTGTGATCGAGCACGTCCGGCGCACCGTCCGGCGGCGGCGAGGTGGCCACCGGGAACTCGGTCAACCCCCACGCGTTGGCGACCCCGGCGACCGAAAGTGTCTCGCGCACCTGCCGTCCCAGTTCAGCGGTGATCGGCGCACCGCCGCCCAGGCACGCCCGCAGGTCGGGAAACAGCGGCTCACTGCCCTGGGCGCGCTGCGCGGCCATGTAGGCGACGAAGAACGGGGTCGCGGTGCCCAGAAGCGTCGGCCGGTGCGCCGCGATCGCATGCGGCCCCGACACCGGGTCGAACGCGTCGAACAACACCAGCCGCATGCCGGTCAGCAGGCTGGCGGCCAGCATCGCGGCGCCACCGATATGCGAGATCGGGAACGGGATCGGGTTCACGTCGCGGCTGGTGGCACCGACCATTCCGACCACACCGGCCGAGCCGGCCATCACCGACCGGTCGCAGTGCCGAACACCTTTCGGGGCCGCCGTGGTACCGGAGGAGTAGTAGACCCATCGTGGCAGGGTTCCCGACGTCGGCGGCGCCGGAAGTTCCGCCGGATCTCCATGGGGAAGGCGTAACCCGTCGGCCACGGGTGCGCCGTGATCGACGACCACGACGCTCATCGGCCGGCTGTCTGCGAGATCGTTCGCGAGGGCGACATGGTCGAAGCCGTGCCACATCCCCGGCACGATGATCACATCGGTCCCGAGTTGGGTTGTGGCGAAGCGGACTTCACGCTCGCGCCAGATCGGCAGGATCGGATTCTGGACGGCACCGAGTCGAGCCAACGCGACCATCACCACCATGGTCTCCAACGTGGTCGGCAACTGCCAGGACACGATCGTCCCTTCGGCGACGCCGCGCTCGGCGAAGGCGGCGGCGGTGCACGCGGCCGCATCGCGCAGTTGGGCACAGGTGAGGTCACGTCCGAAGTCGTCGGCGAGCACGACCCGGTCGGGATGCTCGCGGGCCGCCGCCTCCACCAGGTCCCAGTAAGTCTCGGCCCCGGACACCGCTGCACTCAGTGCCATCGGTTCGCTCCGCAAGCTGCGCTCAGTGCCATCGGTTCGCTCCGCAAGCTGCGCTCACGAACTCGGCAGCAGCATCCGCCGCTTGGCCAGGATGTTGCGCATCATCTCAGAGCTCCCCCCGGAGACGGTGTACGCGCGCGACCACAGCCAGCACTCACGCAACCGCTCCTCGGCCTGTGACACCGCCGGGTCCGTCGACCCGTCGGTGCACACGATAGCCGCGAGCTGCGCGCCGTAGGCCGAAACCCGGTGGTAGGTCTCGGCGAAACTCAGCTTGGCGATCGAACCGTCGGCCGGCGCCTCCGTTCCGGCGATGAGCCGCTCCACATGGTCGTCGATGAAGGCCTTCGCCACCTCGACCTCGACGGCGAGCTCCGCGATCGCCTGTCGGACATCGGCGTGCCCCAGCGCGGACCTGCCGTCCAACAACCCATTTCGGGCGACCAGCACAAGGTCGTCGATCAGAAGCTCCAGCAGGATGACGTTGCCGCCGATGCCGAAGCGTTCGAAATCGAGCCCGGTCATGATGATCGACCAGCCCTGGCCGACGTCACCGATGAGGTTGTCGCCGTCGACCTCCACACCGGTCATGAACACCTCGTTGACCTCGATCGCGTCGCCGATGGTCCGGATCGGACGGATCTCGACGCCGGGCGCCGACAACGGCACCGCGAACACCGACAGGCCGCGGTGGCGCGCCGACGCCGGATCCGTGCGGATCAGCGCCAACCCCATATCGGCCCAGTGCCCGTCGGTGATCCAGGTCTTCTGTCCGTCGATGACCCAGGTGCCGTCGTCCCGGCGGACCCCACGGCTGCGCACGCCGGCGATGTCACTGCCTGCGTCGGGTTCGCTGAGCAACTGACACCACACGTGCTCGCTACGCCGGATCGGCGGCAGCAGTCTGCGCTTCTGCTCCTCGGAGCCGAAGTGCAGCAACACATGCGCGGCGAGGTTCACCTGATCGACCGGCCGCGGTGCACGCGCCCGCAGGATCTCCTCGCTGACGATGCGGTCGTGCAACGGGTGGTGATCGGCGCATCCGCCGTATTCGACCGGCCAGTCCGCACCGACGAACCCGGCGTCGAACAGCCCGGCGAACCAGCTGCGCAACTGGGCCTCCTGCTCGGCATCCTCGGGCGCGCGGTGCCCTTCGCGCGCCTCGATGGGCGGCGCATGGTCGGCGATATGGCGCCGGACGAGATTCCTGAACTCCTCCAGCTCGGCAGCGCTGGGACGGTTCCGGTAGCCGCTCACCAGCCGGACACCTCCGCATACAAGGCACGGCTGGACCGGACGGTGCCGAGCAGATGGCCGTTGGTGAATACCCGCCGCAGCTCGTAGTGCAGCGGATACTCCCAGGTGAATCCGATGCCGCCGGACAGTTGCATGCATTCGTCCACTGCCGCAGTGGCGTTCGCTGCGACGAACGCGTGCGCGGCCGCCGTCATCGCGGTGGCGGAGTTGTCGTCGGCGGCGATCGCCCGCGCCGCCTTCATCACCGCGGCGCGCGCCTTGACCTCGAACACCAGCACCTCCACCAGGCGATGTTGGATCGCCTGGAAGCTGGCGATCGGGCGGCCGAACGCGACGCGGTCCTTCAGATAGGCCGTCAGCCGGTCGCGGGTCATGGACACCGCGCCGACAGAGTCGGCGGTGACGAGCAGCCTCGCCATCGCGAGCAACCGGTCGCTGCGCTCGGCGGACCCGATCGGCGTGCCCGCCGACCCGCTGAAGTCGACGCGCCACACCGGTCTGGTCACGTCGAGGAGGTCATCGTCCCATCGGCGGCGACGTGCATCGAGATCGTCGAACAGCTGAATTCCGTTGGCGCCCAGCGTGACGACCACGTCCACATCGTCCCCGCGGATCACACGCGCGGAGTCGGCGGCGACGGTCAGGGCCGCCGACGCCGCGCCGTCCAGTAATTTCGGCAGCCAGGCGTCCCGCACCTCGCCGGGCGCAGACGCGAGCGCGGCAGCGGCCATCGTCGTGCCGAACCACGCGGACCTGTCCTGCGCCCGCCCGAGTTCCTCGGCGACGACGCAGCTCTCGACCGGGCGCCATCCGGCCCCACCGAGCTCCTCGCCGACCAGCAGCCCGGTCCAGTCCATCGCCGCGAGATCCTCGACGGATTCCTTGTCGCCCCGGTCGGCCAGGAAATCCCGCGCAGACGCTCTCAGCAGATCGAGGTCGACGTCCTCATCCGACATCAGATGGTCAACTCCGCGCGAGCAGCTGGTCGGCGTTGTCCCGCATGATCCGCTTCTTGGCCGCGTCGTCCAGCGGGTCGAGCAACTTGACGAAATCGGCAGGTTCGGCGAGTCCTTCGGCGTGGGGGTAGTCCGATCCCATCAGAAGACATTCGTCATAGCCCAGCCGGGCCACGATCGCGGGGATGTCGTCCTCGGGGTAGGGCACCACGCCGACGTGCCTGCGGAAGATCTCCGACGGGCGTTCGGTCAACTTGCCGCCGATCCACGGCCCGTTTCGGCCCATCCCGCGGCTTTTGTCCATGTGGATCACGAACTGCGGCACCCACTCGGCACCGTGCTCGGCAACCAGGACGTTCAATCCGGGGAAACGGCCGAACAGATTGTCGAAGATCAGTGCCGACAGCGTGTCCTCGATCGGCCGCTGACCGTAGATGTTCATCCACTGCCAGGCCGACATGTGCCACGCCGCCGGATCGGGGTTGTGCCCCCAGGCCGGCGAGATGTTGTCGAAGTACCAGTACGGCTGGATGTGGAAGACCAGCGTGCAACCGGCTTCCTGCAGCCGGGCGTAGATCGGGTCGAAATACGGATCGCCCGGTGAGCGGCCGTAGGCCGGACCCGTCGGGAGCAGCACCATCCGCACACCCTGCTCGATGATCGCCTCGGTCTCGGCGACCGCCGAAGGCAGATCGCGCAGTGACAACAACGCCGTCGCGTAGATCTTGTCCTGGTAGTTGAAGCCCCACGTCTCGTCGAACCAGCGATTGAACGACCGCAGATTCGCATACAGCGCCTCGGTGTCGTCGACGTAGTGCTCGGCGGCCAACGCCATTCCGGCCGGGAAAATGACCGCGCGTTCGACGTTCTGGCGCTCCATCACCTGCAGTCGGGCGTCGCGCTCCAGCCACTCCGGCTGCATCGGCTGCGGCTCGTAGGTCTCGTCGGGATTGCCCGAGCCCATCTGCTTGAGCATCTCCTTCAGCGATCCGGGCCGGTATGCGAGATCGAAGCCGAGTCCTGCCTCACTGTTGAAGGTCGCGATCCGGTGACCGGCGAGGATCACCTCTTTTCCGTCCGCGGCCCGCACCGGAGCGATGGCGCGGTCGTGGAACGCGCTGGGCAGATACCGGGTGAACGCATCGCGCGTCTCGTAGCAGTGGGTATCGCAGTCAAAGATCCCGTAGTCGAGTTTCGTCGTCACGCCCGGCTCCTTCGCGCAGATGAGAATCTATATTCTCCCAATTCAGAAAACATACTATCCTCGGCCGAGAATGCATATCCCGGTTGGACACATCGCCCCCGAAGGACCCCATGACCGCTAGCGAGGCCGACGCACTCCGCCAGGCAGTACGCGAGTTCTTCGAGGCC carries:
- a CDS encoding amidohydrolase family protein, producing the protein MTVSDPKTFEVWDADNHMYETIDAYTRYLPEKYSEALKFVDVNGRKKLQILGVITETIPNPTYEVIPTPGAWADYYRGINPEGKSLRELAEPIRCPDEFRRPDLRLALMDRQGVDGAVMFPTTAGMLEERTKSDTELTHAITHAFNRWLLEDWTFNYQNRIFPVPAISLNDPAKGVQELEWCLDNGARTVLIRPAPVPREDGTSRSAALPEFDDFWRLVESSGISVQMHNADSGYDRYVDDWESGAEFQGFQLTKLRGFIYEESRHIFDTLAAFIAHGVFERFPGVRIGVVENGGSWAQRLMEVFDRVYRKKPKDFGEHPGDVFRRHIWVNPFHEEDMSHLIDVLGADRVMFGSDYPHPEGLAEPAEFVKELADLPADTTARVMGGNLKELIGI
- a CDS encoding class I adenylate-forming enzyme family protein, which translates into the protein MALSAAVSGAETYWDLVEAAAREHPDRVVLADDFGRDLTCAQLRDAAACTAAAFAERGVAEGTIVSWQLPTTLETMVVMVALARLGAVQNPILPIWREREVRFATTQLGTDVIIVPGMWHGFDHVALANDLADSRPMSVVVVDHGAPVADGLRLPHGDPAELPAPPTSGTLPRWVYYSSGTTAAPKGVRHCDRSVMAGSAGVVGMVGATSRDVNPIPFPISHIGGAAMLAASLLTGMRLVLFDAFDPVSGPHAIAAHRPTLLGTATPFFVAYMAAQRAQGSEPLFPDLRACLGGGAPITAELGRQVRETLSVAGVANAWGLTEFPVATSPPPDGAPDVLDHTVGRPVPGVSVRVVDDSGREVDAGEEGELRLKGPQCFLGYVDEALNADAFDDDGWFRSGDWGRIDAAGNVVVTGRIKDAIIRNAENISALEIEGVLATHPAVADIAVIGVPDPRTGERVCAVVVAQPGVEVTLAALAEHCQAQGLSKHKSPESLQVVEALPRNLTGKVLKNELRARFGGIRTG
- a CDS encoding acyl-CoA dehydrogenase family protein, with translation MSGYRNRPSAAELEEFRNLVRRHIADHAPPIEAREGHRAPEDAEQEAQLRSWFAGLFDAGFVGADWPVEYGGCADHHPLHDRIVSEEILRARAPRPVDQVNLAAHVLLHFGSEEQKRRLLPPIRRSEHVWCQLLSEPDAGSDIAGVRSRGVRRDDGTWVIDGQKTWITDGHWADMGLALIRTDPASARHRGLSVFAVPLSAPGVEIRPIRTIGDAIEVNEVFMTGVEVDGDNLIGDVGQGWSIIMTGLDFERFGIGGNVILLELLIDDLVLVARNGLLDGRSALGHADVRQAIAELAVEVEVAKAFIDDHVERLIAGTEAPADGSIAKLSFAETYHRVSAYGAQLAAIVCTDGSTDPAVSQAEERLRECWLWSRAYTVSGGSSEMMRNILAKRRMLLPSS
- a CDS encoding acyl-CoA dehydrogenase family protein; the protein is MSDEDVDLDLLRASARDFLADRGDKESVEDLAAMDWTGLLVGEELGGAGWRPVESCVVAEELGRAQDRSAWFGTTMAAAALASAPGEVRDAWLPKLLDGAASAALTVAADSARVIRGDDVDVVVTLGANGIQLFDDLDARRRRWDDDLLDVTRPVWRVDFSGSAGTPIGSAERSDRLLAMARLLVTADSVGAVSMTRDRLTAYLKDRVAFGRPIASFQAIQHRLVEVLVFEVKARAAVMKAARAIAADDNSATAMTAAAHAFVAANATAAVDECMQLSGGIGFTWEYPLHYELRRVFTNGHLLGTVRSSRALYAEVSGW
- a CDS encoding amidohydrolase family protein, translating into MTTKLDYGIFDCDTHCYETRDAFTRYLPSAFHDRAIAPVRAADGKEVILAGHRIATFNSEAGLGFDLAYRPGSLKEMLKQMGSGNPDETYEPQPMQPEWLERDARLQVMERQNVERAVIFPAGMALAAEHYVDDTEALYANLRSFNRWFDETWGFNYQDKIYATALLSLRDLPSAVAETEAIIEQGVRMVLLPTGPAYGRSPGDPYFDPIYARLQEAGCTLVFHIQPYWYFDNISPAWGHNPDPAAWHMSAWQWMNIYGQRPIEDTLSALIFDNLFGRFPGLNVLVAEHGAEWVPQFVIHMDKSRGMGRNGPWIGGKLTERPSEIFRRHVGVVPYPEDDIPAIVARLGYDECLLMGSDYPHAEGLAEPADFVKLLDPLDDAAKKRIMRDNADQLLARS